In the Dioscorea cayenensis subsp. rotundata cultivar TDr96_F1 chromosome 12, TDr96_F1_v2_PseudoChromosome.rev07_lg8_w22 25.fasta, whole genome shotgun sequence genome, one interval contains:
- the LOC120273718 gene encoding uncharacterized protein LOC120273718, which produces MAEKRMSLKLLIDTKSNRVLFAEAGKEVVDFLFTLLALPLGSIVKLLSKGRMVGSIGSIYRSLENLDSTYIQPNQDKDILLSPQVREQKLYQNKLLLPAPAPVKVEAYYTCGINSYGSSCSQYVTKTSGIQCPSCSRKMDKALRWLQAESGMASGVGGGEEGLVKGVVTYTIMDDLSVTPMSAISSITLLSKFNVKNVDILKEKNVSLGMKEALDLLKASLASKTVLTDVFLASKE; this is translated from the exons atggctGAGAAAAGAATGTCCCTGAAGCTGCTCATAGACACTAAATCAAACAGAGTCTTGTTTGCTGAAGCTGGGAAAGAAGTGGTGGATTTCCTCTTTACTCTTCTTGCACTGCCATTAGGCTCCATTGTGAAGCTCCTGAGCAAGGGTCGAATGGTAGGTTCCATTGGAAGTATCTACAGAAGCCTGGAGAACTTGGATTCCACTTATATCCAGCCTAACCAAGATAAAGACATCCTTCTTAGTCCACAAGTAAGGGAACAGAAACTGTACCAGAACAAGCTCCTCTTACCAGCACCAGCTCCTGTAAAAGTTGAGGCATACTACACTTGTGGCATTAACAGTTACGGTAGTTCATGTTCCCAATATGTCACTAAAACTAGTGGTATTCAATGTCCTTCATGTAGCCGAAAAATGGATAAAGCATTACGGTGGCTGCAGGCTGAGTCTGGGATGGCATCAGGAgttggaggaggagaagaaggtttAGTTAAGGGTGTGGTTACTTACACTATAATGGATGATCTTTCTGTGACTCCAATGTCCGCCATCTCCAGCATCACTTTGCTCAGCAAGTTCAATGTCAAGAATGTGGACATTCTCAAAGAGAAGAATGTCAGCTTGGGCATGAAAGAg GCTTTGGACCTGCTGAAGGCTTCCTTGGCGTCCAAGACCGTCCTCACTGATGTGTTCTTAGCCAGCAAAGAGTAG
- the LOC120273051 gene encoding histone H2B.3-like, with translation MAPKAEKKPAEKKPAAEKPAEEKEKKSVAEKAPAEKKPKAGKRLPSKDAATGEKKKKKMKKGSETYKIYIFKVLKQVHPDIGISSKAMGIMNSFINDIFEKLAQEASRLARYNKKPTITSREIQTSVRLVLPGELAKHAVSEGTKAVTKFTSS, from the coding sequence ATGGCCCCCAAAGCCGAGAAGAAGCCCGCTGAGAAGAAGCCGGCCGCCGAGAAGCCggcggaggagaaggagaagaagtccGTCGCCGAGAAAGCTCCTGCTGAGAAGAAGCCCAAGGCCGGGAAGCGTCTCCCATCCAAGGATGCCGCTActggagagaagaagaagaagaagatgaagaaggggAGCGAGACCTACAAGATCTACATCTTCAAGGTTCTCAAGCAGGTCCACCCTGATATCGGGATCTCCAGCAAGGCTATGGGTATCATGAACTCCTTCATCAATGATATCTTCGAGAAGCTCGCTCAGGAGGCATCTCGCTTGGCTCGCTACAACAAGAAGCCGACCATCACGTCCCGGGAGATCCAGACCTCTGTTCGTCTTGTTCTTCCTGGAGAGCTCGCCAAGCATGCCGTGTCGGAGGGTACCAAGGCTGTCACCAAGTTCACCAGTTCttag
- the LOC120273314 gene encoding uncharacterized protein LOC120273314, whose protein sequence is MAEKTMALKLLIDTKANRVLFAEAGKEVVDFLFSLLALPLGSIVKLVSKDQMVGSIGSIYSSLENLDSTYMQPNQDKDILLSPHLQQQKQRQNHLCLPSPAPAKVKAYYGCPNFHHKVSCYDLVSEVRGISCPSCGRRMERVLKCLQSEPGMKTGNGEAEDGYVKGVVTYTVMDDLSVMPMSSIASITLLNKFNAKTVNVFEEKYVSLGIQEALELLKASFESKTVLTDVFLAEANGEANVLCRLIELGLHFLCTMAVACSSQKSGFLGGLWINKTMTLKLVVHTKANRVLFAEADKQVVDFLFGLLALPLGSIVKVLGKDQMVGSIGCIYSSLENLDSTYIQPDQDKNILLNPQLQQQKQCLNNLLLPSPAPAKLKAFYGCHNIRSKIQCRNYVSEVCGIDCPSCSGTMERVFEVFASCISSITLFNEFNVKNADTLEEKNVSLGKQEAVDLLKASLKSKTVLTDANHDILFSLTKLSTVYSEEVTVEDLIDKALLKVANFKNYIMKAKQELSTEKFTTMAEKTLVLKLLIDTRENRVLFAEAGKEVVDFLFSLLALPLGFIVKLLSKDQMVGSIGSIYSSLQNLDSTYIQPNQDKDILLGSQEQEQIEPQNNLLLSVPIPPKVNKYYGCNNRYHNSSCYQYVTKVCGIQCPSCGDRMGRVIQFVNPESGTASGNGGGEGYVKGVVTYTIMDDLSVTPMSTISCITLLSKFNVTNVDVLKEKNVSLGTQEALELLEASLGTKTVLTDVFLANEE, encoded by the exons ATGGCTGAGAAAACAATGGCCCTGAAGCTACTCATAGACACTAAAGCAAACAGAGTTCTGTTTGCTGAAGCTGGGAAAGAAGTTGTGGATTTCCTCTTCAGTCTTCTTGCACTACCATTAGGCTCCATAGTGAAGCTAGTGAGCAAGGATCAGATGGTAGGATCCATTGGAAGTATCTACAGCAGCCTGGAGAACTTGGATTCCACATATATGCAGCCTAATCAAGATAAGGACATCCTCCTTAGCCCACATTTACAGCAACAGAAACAGCGCCAGAACCATCTCTGCTTACCATCACCAGCCCCTGCAAAAGTTAAGGCTTACTACGGGTGTCCCAACTTCCATCACAAGGTATCATGTTATGATCTTGTTAGTGAAGTTCGTGGTATTAGTTGTCCTTCATGCGGCAGAAGAATGGAAAGAGTGTTGAAGTGTCTGCAATCTGAGCCTGGAATGAAGACAGGAAATGGTGAAGCAGAAGATGGTTATGTGAAGGGTGTGGTTACTTACACTGTAATGGATGATCTTTCTGTGATGCCAATGTCCAGCATCGCCAGCATCACTTTGCTCAACAAGTTCAATGCCAAGACTGTAAATGTTTTTGAGGAGAAGTATGTTAGCTTGGGAATACAAGAG GCTTTGGAGTTACTGAAGGCCTCCTTTGAGTCCAAGACTGTTCTCACTGATGTGTTCCTGGCTGAGGCAAATGGAGAAGCCAATGTTCTGTGTCGCTTGATTGAACTTGGACTTCATTTTTTATGCACAATGGCTGTCGCTTGTTCCAGCCAAAAATCTGGATTTTTAGGTGGTTTATGGATCAACAAAACAATGACACTGAAGCTGGTGGTGCACACTAAAGCAAACAGAGTACTGTTTGCTGAAGCTGATAAACAAGTGGTGGATTTCCTCTTTGGTCTTCTTGCACTGCCATTAGGCTCCATAGTGAAGGTCTTGGGCAAGGATCAAATGGTAGGATCCATTGGATGTATCTACAGCAGTCTGGAGAACTTGGATTCCACTTATATCCAACCTGATCAAGATAAGAATATCCTTCTCAACCCACAGTTACAGCAACAGAAACAGTGCCTGAACAATCTCCTCTTACCATCACCAGCCCCAGCAAAACTCAAGGCATTCTATGGGTGTCACAATATCAGAAGCAAAATTCAATGTCGCAATTATGTTAGTGAAGTTTGTGGTATTGATTGTCCTTCATGCAGCGGCACAATGGAAAGAGTGTTTGAAGTGTTTGCATCCTG CATCTCCAGCATCACTTTGTTTAACGAATTCAATGTCAAGAATGCAGACACTCTGGAGGAGAAGAATGTCAGCTTGGGCAAGCAAGAG gCTGTGGATTTGCTGAAGGCCTCATTGAAGTCCAAGACTGTCCTCACTGAT GCAAATCATGACATTCTTTTCTCTTTGACTAAGTTGAGTACCGTTTACAGTGAAGAAGTCACTGTTGAAGACTTGATAGACAAGGCATTGTTAAAGGTtgctaatttcaaaaattatataatgaaaGCAAAGCAAGAATTGAGCACTGAGAAGTTCACAACAATGGCTGAGAAAACACTGGTGCTGAAGCTGCTCATAGACACCAGAGAAAACAGAGTCCTGTTTGCTGAAGCTGGGAAAGAGGTTGTGGATTTCCTCTTTAGTCTTCTTGCATTGCCATTAGGCTTCATAGTGAAGCTACTGAGCAAGGATCAAATGGTAGGATCCATTGGGAGTATCTACAGCAGCCTGCAGAACCTGGATTCCACTTATATCCAGCCCAATCAAGATAAGGACATCCTCCTTGGCTCACAGGAACAGGAACAGATAGAGCCCCAGAACAATCTTCTCTTATCTGTACCAATCCCTCCTAAAGTTAATAAATACTACGGTTGTAACAATAGATATCACAATAGTTCATGTTACCAATATGTCACTAAAGTTTGTGGCATTCAATGTCCTTCGTGTGGCGACAGAATGGGAAGAGTGATCCAGTTTGTAAATCCTGAGTCTGGAACGGCGTCAGgaaatggtggaggagaagGTTATGTGAAGGGTGTGGTTACTTACACTATAATGGATGATCTTTCTGTGACGCCAATGTCTACCATCTCCTGCATCACTTTGCTCAGCAAGTTCAATGTCACGAATGTGGACGTTCTCAAAGAGAAGAATGTCAGCCTGGGCACACAAGAG GCATTGGAGTTACTTGAGGCCTCCTTGGGAACAAAGACTGTCCTCACTGATGTGTTCCTGGCCAACGAAGAATAG
- the LOC120273316 gene encoding transcription factor bHLH154-like: MMQAFYAMNHRESQEQSFDGFNLSSFSNIDGSDWKAEFLIGSKTTTNIMVDNKQQHKSKRQKIVHAERLIFNKSLNNQQIITSKRSKKLGDKITALQHLVSPFGKTDTASVLNETAVCIKLLHEQIKVLTSPYFQIKSLTCIKGDKEDLVSRGLCLVPFSAINNTHNNCLKIINGFT, from the exons ATGATGCAAGCattttatg CTATGAATCATAGAGAATCACAAGAGCAAAGTTT TGATGGCTTCAACTTGTCAAGCTTTTCCAATATAG ATGGAAGTGATTGGAAGGCTGAGTTTCTCATTGgctcaaaaacaacaacaaat ATCATGGTTGATAATAAACAGCAACATAAATCAAAGAGACAGAAGATAGTGCATGCAGAGAGATTAATCTTCAATAAATCACTCAATAACCAG CAAATCATCACTTCAAAGAGGAGCAAAAAACTTGGAGATAAAATCACTGCTCTTCAACATCTTGTTTCTCCATTTGGAAAG ACAGATACAGCATCAGTTCTTAATGAAACCGCTGTTTGCATTAAGCTCCTCCATGAACAAATCAAA GTGCTGACTTCTCCatacttccaaatcaaatccttaACTTGTATTAAG GGTGATAAAGAAGACCTTGTTAGCAGAGGATTGTGTCTTGTACCCTTCTCAGCCATCAATAATACTCACAATAATTGTCTGAAAATTATCAATGGATTTACTTGA
- the LOC120273313 gene encoding uncharacterized protein LOC120273313 produces MGNKTMVLKLLIDPKANRVLFAEAGKQVVDFLFGLLALPLGSIVKVLGKDQMVGSIGLIYSSLETLDLSYIRPDQDKDIFLNPQGPEQGQYQNNLLLSTPAPAKVEEYYGCETHGSPCSEYVTKSLGVQCPKCCYEMEKIMQYVHPQPSEDSGNGEGEEGLVNGVVTYIIMDDLSVTPMSTISCITLLNKFSVKNVDVLEEKNVSLGMQEALELLKTSFESQTVLTEVFLANKE; encoded by the exons ATGGGTAACAAAACAATGGTTCTGAAGCTGCTTATAGACCCAAAAGCAAACAGAGTCCTGTTTGCTGAAGCTGGGAAACAAGTGGTGGATTTCCTCTTTGGTCTACTAGCACTGCCATTAGGCTCCATAGTGAAGGTCCTGGGCAAGGATCAAATGGTAGGATCCATTGGACTTATCTATAGCAGTCTGGAGACCTTGGATTTGTCCTATATCCGGCCTGATCAAGATAAGGACATATTCCTTAACCCACAGGGACCGGAACAAGGACAGTACCAGAACAATCTCCTCTTATCAACACCAGCCCCTGCAAAAGTTGAGGAATACTATGGGTGTGAGACTCATGGTAGTCCATGTTCTGAATATGTTACTAAAAGTCTTGGCGTTCAATGTCCAAAATGTTGCTATGAAATGGAAAAAATTATGCAGTATGTTCATCCTCAGCCCAGTGAAGATTCaggaaatggtgaaggagaagaaggtttGGTTAATGGTGTGGTTACTTACATTATAATGGATGACCTTTCTGTGACACCAATGTCCACCATCTCCTGTATCACTTTGCTCAACAAGTTTAGTGTCAAGAATGTGGACGTTCTCGAGGAGAAGAATGTCAGCTTGGGCATGCAAGAG GCTTTGGAGCTGCTGAAGACCTCGTTTGAGTCTCAGACTGTCCTCACTGAAGTGTTCCTGGCGAACAAAGAATAA
- the LOC120273717 gene encoding uncharacterized protein LOC120273717 produces MTGKTMALKLLIDTKANRVLFAEAGKEVVDFLFGLLALPLGSIVKLLSKDQMLGSIGSLYSSLENLDSTYIQPNQDKDILLSPQLQQQSQEVNILLLSAPNPPKVEEYYGCCRSNFCNSLCFESVTKVCGTQCPSCPGRMEKVLRFVHPEPGMASENDEGEGGYVKGVVTYTIMDDLSVTPMSTISCITLLSKFNVTNVNVLKEKNVNLGMQEALELLKASFKSKTVLTDVFLASKL; encoded by the exons atgacTGGGAAAACAATGGCCCTGAAGCTGCTCATAGACACTAAGGCAAACAGAGTCTTGTTTGCTGAAGCTGGGAAAGAGGTGGTAGATTTCCTCTTTGGTCTTCTTGCACTGCCATTAGGCTCCATAGTGAAGCTACTGAGCAAGGATCAGATGCTAGGATCCATTGGAAGTCTTTACAGCAGTCTGGAGAACCTGGATTCCACTTATATCCAGCCTAACCAAGATAAAGACATCCTCCTTAGCCCACAGTTACAGCAACAGAGTCAGGAagtaaacattctcctcttatcAGCACCAAACCCACCAAAAGTTGAGGAATACTACGGTTGTTGTCGCAGTAACTTTTGCAATAGTTTATGTTTCGAAAGTGTCACTAAAGTTTGTGGTACTCAATGTCCTTCATGCCCTGGAAGAATGGAGAAAGTGTTGCGGTTTGTGCATCCTGAGCCTGGAATGGCGTCAGAAAATgatgaaggagaaggaggttATGTGAAGGGTGTGGTTACTTACACTATAATGGATGATCTTTCTGTGACTCCAATGTCCACCATCTCCTGCATCACTTTGCTCAGCAAGTTCAATGTCACGAATGTGAACGTTCTCAAGGAGAAGAATGTTAACTTGGGCATGCAAGAg GCGTTGGAGTTGCTGAAGGCCTCCTTCAAGTCCAAGACTGTCCTGACTGATGTGTTCCTGGCCAGTAAGCTGTAG